The proteins below are encoded in one region of Gopherus flavomarginatus isolate rGopFla2 chromosome 12, rGopFla2.mat.asm, whole genome shotgun sequence:
- the LOC127032855 gene encoding olfactory receptor 14C36-like, whose product MSNRTTVTEFLLLGFSEVWELQILHFVVFLVIYLATLMENLLIFMAIAFDHHLHIPMYFFLMNLSILDLGSISVIVPKSMANSLIDTRSISYAGCVAQVFFFVFLVGVNFSLLTVMAYYRYVAICQPLHYERMMNIRACVKMAAGAWISGILYSVLHTGNTFALIICGGNMVDQFFCEIPQLLKLTCSNTYLSEVGVLVFSAYLHLGCFVFIIVSYVQIFKSVLRIPSEQGRHKALFTCLPHLIVVSLFVCAGIFVYLKPTSSSPCALDLVAAVLYSVLPPILNPIIYSMRNKEIKVALRRLTGFR is encoded by the coding sequence atgtccaaccgaACCACCGtgaccgagttccttctcctgggattctctgaagtttgggagctgcagattttgcactttgtggtgtttctagtgATTTACCTAGCAACCCTGATGGAGAATCTTCTTATCTTCATGGCTATAGCCTTCGACCACCACCTTCAtatccccatgtacttcttcctgatgaatctgtccatcctagaccttggctccatctctgtcattgtccccaaatccatggccaactCCCTCATAGACACCAGGTCCATTTCCTATGCTGGATGTGTTGCCCAAgtctttttctttgtcttcttgGTGGGAGTGAATTTTTCCCTACTCACCGTTATGGCATACTACCGATATGTCGCCATCTGCCAgccactgcactatgagagaaTGATGAATATCAGAGCTTGTGTCAAAATggcagctggtgcctggatcagTGGGATTCTCTACTCTGTGCTACACACCGGGAACACGTTTGCATTGATCATCTGTGGAGGCAACatggtggatcagttcttctgtgagaTCCCCCAGCTACTCAAGCTCACCTGCTCCAACACATATCTTAGTGAAGTTGGGGTTCTTGTCTTCAGTGCATATTTACACTTAGGCTGCTTTGTTTTTATCattgtgtcatatgttcagatcttcaaatcaGTGCTCAGAATCCCCTCTGAACAGGGCCGGCATAAAGCCCTATTcacctgccttcctcacctcattgtggtctcTTTGTTTGTTTGCGCTGGCATCTTTGTTTACCTGAAgcccacctccagctccccatGTGCTCTGGATCTTGTTGCGGCTGTTCTCTATTCTGTATTGCCACCAATCTTGAATCCAattatctacagcatgaggaacaaggagatcaaagtTGCCCTGAGGAGATTGACTGGGTTTAGGTAA